From Cucumis melo cultivar AY chromosome 1, USDA_Cmelo_AY_1.0, whole genome shotgun sequence, a single genomic window includes:
- the LOC103490265 gene encoding V-type proton ATPase subunit B 2: MGVEQNNHDAEEGTLEIGMEYRTVSGVAGPLVILDKVKGPKFQEIVNIRLGDGTTRRGQVLEVDGEKAVVQVFEGTSGIDNKYTTVQFTGEVLKTPVSLDMLGRIFNGSGKPIDNGPPILPEAYLDISGSSINPSERTYPEEMIQTGISTIDVMNSIARGQKIPLFSAAGLPHNEIAAQICRQAGLVKRLEKSNDLLEGGEEDNFAIVFAAMGVNMETAQFFKRDFEENGSMERVTLFLNLANDPTIERIITPRIALTTAEYLAYECGKHVLVILTDMSSYADALREVSAAREEVPGRRGYPGYMYTDLATIYERAGRIEGRKGSITQIPILTMPNDDITHPTPDLTGYITEGQIYIDRQLYNRQIYPPINVLPSLSRLMKSAIGEGMTRRDHADVSNQLYANYAIGKDVQAMKAVVGEEALSSEDLLYLEFLDKFERKFVTQGAYDTRNIFQSLDLAWTLLRIFPRELLHRIPAKTLDLFYSRESAN; encoded by the exons ATGGGTGTGGAACAAAACAATCATGATGCAGAGGAGGGAACGCTGGAGATTGGAATGG AATATAGAACAGTCTCTGGAGTTGCTGGTCCCTTGGTTATTCTGGACAAAGTCAAG GGACCTAAATTTCAGGAGATTGTTAATATTCGTCTAGGAGATGGAACAACCAGGCGTGGTCAAGTCCTGGAAGTGGATGGGGAGAAAGCTGTTGTTCAG GTATTTGAAGGAACATCTGGAATTGATAACAAATATACAACCGTGCAATTTACCGGAGAG GTTTTGAAAACTCCAGTCTCCTTGGACATGCTTGGGCGAATTTTTAATGGTTCTGGAAAACCCATTGATAATGGTCCTCCTATCTTGCCTGAGGCATACTTGGATATTTCTG GGAGTTCTATAAACCCTAGTGAGAGAACTTATCCTGAAGAAATGATACAGACTGGAATTTCAACAATTGATGTCATGAATTCCATTGCTAGAGGGCAAAAGATCCCACTTTTCTCAGCTGCAGGTCTTCCTCACAATGAAATTGCTGCCCAGATATGTCGTCAAGCTGGCTTAGTAAAACGGTTGGAGAAATCCAACGATCTTCTTGAG GGTGGTGAAGAGGACAACTTTGCCATTGTTTTTGCTGCTATGGGTGTTAACATGGAGACTGCTCAATTTTTCAAACGTGATTTTGAAGAAAATGGTTCAATGGAGAGAGTGACCCTATTTCTGAACCTG GCTAATGATCCTACAATTGAGCGTATCATCACTCCTCGTATTGCTCTTACTACTGCTGAATATTTGGCATATGAATGTGGGAAGCATGTTCTTGTCATACTGACAGATATGAGTTCTTATGCTGATGCCCTTCGTGAG GTGTCTGCTGCACGAGAGGAAGTGCCTGGAAGGCGTGGATACCCTGGTTATATGTATACTGATCTTGCTACAATCTATGAACGAGCTGGACGTATTGAAGGACGTAAAGGATCCATCACTCAAATCCCAATCCTCACCATGCCTAACGATG ATATTACACATCCTACTCCCGATCTTACTGGTTATATCACTGAGGGACAGATCTATATCGACAGGCAGCTCTACAACAGACAG ATATACCCACCAATTAATGTCCTCCCTTCATTGTCTCGTCTCATGAAG AGTGCCATTGGTGAGGGAATGACCCGTAGGGATCATGCTGATGTATCCAACCAG CTCTATGCAAATTATGCAATTGGGAAGGATGTTCAGGCCATGAAAGCCGTGGTCGGAGAAGAAGCACTCTCTTCTGAGGATCtg CTCTATTTGGAGTTTTTGGACAAATTTGAGAGGAAGTTTGTCACTCAAGGAGCTTACGATACTCGAAACATTTTCCAATCACTTGACCTGGCATGGACACTGCTTCGTATTTTCCCTCGTGAACTTCTGCACCGTATACCTGCAAAGACTCTTGATCTGTTTTACAGCCGAGaatctgcaaattga
- the LOC103490264 gene encoding uncharacterized protein LOC103490264, with amino-acid sequence MDVDHYAILGLPSGEQGAKLTEKEISKAYRAKALELHPDKRPDDPNAHANFQTLKSSYEILKDEKARKLFDDLLRVKREQHRRQSERDSKRQKMMTDLEARERSAFAPDPAAKELEEEEKIARKLKEEIARIRAMHAKKGAPTTFPPKKETGGVGKKSDGDAGPTMDKERMLKVSWEKIGEDYTAEKLREMFSKFGEVEDVVIRHNKKKSSAVIVMSSKDAAVASTRAVLGDLSNPLLVLPLQPVSSVEMPSAERSPEHNRLDNLVGAGYQAFEDSILKKLQKAGEKQKQ; translated from the exons ATGGACGTCGATCATTATGCTATTCTTGGGTTACCTTCGGGTGAGCAAGGTGCCAAGCTGACAGAGAAAGAGATATCTAAAGCGTACAGAGCAAAGGCTTTAGAATTGCACCCTGACAAGAGACCAGATGATCCAAATGCCCATGCCAATTTCCAAACGCTGAAGTCATCCTACGAGATTCTAAAGGATGAGAAGGCAAGGAAATTATTTGATGATCTTCTAAGAGTTAAGCGTGAGCAGCATCGCCGCCAATCTGAACGTGATTCTAAACGCCAGAAAATGATGACGGACCTTGAAGCAAGAGAACGATCTGCATTTGCCCCCGACCCTGCTGCAAAAGAGCtagaagaggaagaaaaaatTGCCAGAAAGCTAAAGGAAGAGATTGCAAGAATTCGAGCAATGCACGCAAAGAAAGGAGCACCTACAACATTTCCACCAAAGAAGGAGACTGGGGGAGTTGGAAAGAAGAGTGATGGTGATGCTGGACCTACAATGGACAAAGAGAGGATGCTTAAGGTTTCGTGGGAGAAGATTGGTGAGGATTACACTGCAGAGAAATTAAGAGAGATGTTTTCGAAGTTTGGTGAGGTTGAAGATGTTGTTATTAGGCATAACAAGAAGAAAAGTTCCGCAGTAATTGTAATGTCGAGTAAAGATGCTGCA GTTGCCTCTACTAGGGCTGTGCTTGGTGATCTATCTAACCCTTTGCTAGTTTTGCCTCTTCAACCGGTTTCTTCAGTTGAGATGCCCAGTGCTGAGAGATCACCGGAACATAATCGATTGGATAATTTGGTAGGAGCTGGTTACCAAGCATTTGAAGATTCCATTTTAAAGAAACTCCAAAAG GCTGGTGAGAAGCAAAAACAATAA